One window from the genome of Paracoccus marcusii encodes:
- a CDS encoding antibiotic ABC transporter — protein MNPMMPMILPAAQARLASQFARIAIESNMVIGLRMAGMMGLMVQAPGEPFRMVAEKQAAVSESLFAMASAGMRGHSAERMLSAGMRPYARRTRANSRRLSAVKAG, from the coding sequence ATGAACCCGATGATGCCGATGATTCTTCCCGCAGCCCAGGCCCGGCTTGCGTCCCAGTTCGCGCGGATCGCGATCGAATCGAACATGGTGATCGGGCTGCGCATGGCGGGGATGATGGGCCTGATGGTCCAGGCCCCCGGAGAGCCGTTCCGCATGGTCGCCGAAAAGCAGGCTGCGGTATCGGAATCGCTGTTCGCGATGGCCAGCGCCGGGATGCGTGGGCACAGCGCCGAACGCATGCTGTCGGCCGGCATGCGTCCCTATGCCCGTCGGACCCGCGCGAATTCCCGGCGCCTATCCGCGGTCAAGGCCGGCTGA
- a CDS encoding SDR family oxidoreductase, translating into MKTALITGGAQGIGRGIVTRLRSDGWRVAVFDLDAEALDEIGAADPGLLALPIDVGDERQVAQGMLALHGWLTGAGLNLVVSNAGIADPVSGPIEDLSLEDWQRWQDSHVTGAFLVIRATVPLLRQARGSIVTMASTRALQSEPDTEAYAAAKGALVAMTHALAVSLGPKVRANCILPGWIDTGPWQKAANRSDADHSDADRNQHPVGRVGRVEDIAGLVAWLASDEAGFVTGQRFVVDGGMTVRMIYAD; encoded by the coding sequence ATGAAGACGGCACTGATCACCGGCGGCGCACAGGGCATCGGCAGGGGCATCGTCACCCGCCTGCGGTCCGACGGCTGGCGCGTCGCGGTCTTTGATCTAGATGCAGAGGCGCTGGACGAGATCGGCGCGGCCGATCCCGGCCTGTTGGCCCTGCCCATCGATGTCGGCGACGAACGGCAGGTGGCGCAGGGAATGCTGGCCCTGCATGGCTGGCTGACGGGGGCAGGGCTGAACCTTGTGGTGTCGAATGCGGGTATCGCCGACCCGGTCAGCGGCCCCATCGAGGATCTGAGCCTTGAGGACTGGCAGCGGTGGCAGGACAGCCACGTGACCGGGGCCTTTCTGGTGATCCGCGCGACGGTGCCCCTGCTGCGTCAGGCGCGGGGCAGCATCGTCACGATGGCATCGACCCGTGCGCTGCAATCGGAACCCGACACAGAGGCCTATGCCGCGGCCAAGGGCGCACTGGTCGCGATGACCCATGCGCTGGCGGTCAGCTTAGGGCCCAAGGTGCGCGCGAACTGCATCCTGCCCGGCTGGATCGACACAGGGCCGTGGCAGAAGGCCGCGAACCGCAGCGATGCGGACCATTCCGACGCCGACCGCAATCAGCATCCCGTGGGCCGCGTCGGCCGGGTCGAAGATATCGCCGGGCTGGTCGCGTGGCTGGCCTCGGACGAGGCCGGGTTCGTGACGGGCCAACGCTTTGTCGTCGATGGCGGCATGACGGTGCGGATGATCTATGCCGACTGA
- the gap gene encoding type I glyceraldehyde-3-phosphate dehydrogenase, producing MAVKVAINGFGRIGRNVLRAIIESGRTDIEVVAINDLGPVETNAHLLRYDSVHGRFPAQVTVSGDSIDVGRGPIKVTAIRNPAELPWSDVDVIMECTGLFTSKEKVQAHLSTGAKRVLISAPGENADKTIVYGVNHDTLTKDDLVVSNASCTTNCLSPVAKVLNDTIGIDRGFMTTIHSYTGDQPTLDTMHKDLYRARAAALSMIPTSTGAAKAVGLVLPELKGKLDGVAIRVPTPNVSVVDLVFEASRDTSVAEINGAIKAAADGPLKGVLGYTEESLVSSDFNHDPHSSIFHMDQTKVMEGRMVRILTWYDNEWGFSNRMSDTAVAMGKLI from the coding sequence ATGGCAGTCAAGGTCGCCATCAACGGCTTCGGCCGGATCGGTCGCAACGTCCTGCGCGCAATCATCGAATCGGGCCGCACCGATATCGAGGTCGTCGCCATCAACGATCTTGGCCCGGTCGAGACCAACGCCCACCTGCTGCGCTATGACAGCGTTCACGGACGCTTTCCGGCACAGGTCACGGTGTCGGGCGACAGCATCGACGTGGGCCGCGGCCCGATCAAGGTCACCGCGATCCGCAACCCGGCCGAACTGCCCTGGAGCGATGTCGACGTGATCATGGAATGCACGGGCCTGTTCACCTCCAAGGAGAAGGTACAGGCGCATCTGTCCACCGGTGCCAAGCGCGTCCTGATCTCGGCCCCGGGCGAGAACGCGGACAAGACCATCGTCTATGGCGTGAACCACGACACGCTGACCAAGGACGACCTGGTCGTCTCGAACGCCAGCTGCACGACGAACTGCCTGTCGCCGGTGGCGAAGGTCCTGAACGACACGATCGGCATCGACCGCGGGTTCATGACCACGATCCACAGCTATACCGGCGATCAGCCGACGCTGGACACGATGCACAAGGACCTGTACCGCGCCCGCGCCGCGGCGCTGTCGATGATCCCGACCTCGACCGGGGCCGCCAAGGCCGTGGGCCTGGTCCTGCCGGAACTGAAGGGCAAGTTGGACGGCGTGGCCATCCGCGTGCCGACGCCCAACGTCTCGGTCGTGGACCTGGTGTTCGAGGCCAGCCGCGACACCTCGGTCGCCGAGATCAACGGCGCCATCAAGGCGGCCGCCGACGGCCCGCTGAAGGGCGTCCTGGGCTATACCGAGGAATCGCTGGTGTCGTCCGACTTCAACCACGACCCGCATTCGTCGATCTTCCACATGGACCAGACCAAGGTCATGGAGGGCCGCATGGTCCGCATCCTGACCTGGTACGACAACGAATGGGGCTTCTCGAACCGCATGTCGGACACGGCCGTGGCGATGGGCAAGCTGATCTGA
- a CDS encoding FliG C-terminal domain-containing protein has product MTGQTGLNQRQKAAVIVRLLLDDDEVAGLDRLNPNAQTLLAQEMAGMELIDRNTRDAVITEFCDRLESVGVTFPGDLDGTLAMLGARLSDDSSDALRRTAAITGQSDPWVRLCNLPKESLIALANAESVELVALMLSKLPVEAASATFIALPRDRARVVAQAMSMTSGVTPAALRRVGLVLLQAAEALPKPAIATPACDRMGAILNFATADLRDDVLGALDERDMEFADGVRKAIFIFAHIPTRIEPREVPKIVRELDQTTLVRALAAPAEADAAAAEFILSNLSQRMSDGLREEREALGKPRPKDVEEAMTEVISAIRRLQEAGQLTLKMPQDDE; this is encoded by the coding sequence ATGACGGGCCAGACAGGGCTGAACCAGCGGCAGAAGGCGGCGGTGATCGTGCGCCTTCTGCTGGACGATGACGAGGTCGCGGGACTGGACCGCCTGAATCCCAATGCCCAGACCCTGCTGGCGCAGGAGATGGCGGGGATGGAGCTGATCGACCGCAACACCCGCGACGCCGTCATCACCGAATTCTGCGACCGGCTGGAATCGGTCGGCGTCACCTTTCCGGGCGATCTGGACGGCACGCTTGCCATGCTGGGCGCACGGTTGTCGGACGACAGTTCTGACGCCCTGCGGCGCACCGCGGCGATTACCGGGCAGTCCGACCCCTGGGTACGCCTGTGCAACCTCCCCAAGGAATCCCTGATCGCGCTGGCGAATGCCGAATCCGTCGAACTGGTGGCGCTGATGCTGTCCAAGCTGCCGGTCGAGGCGGCATCGGCCACCTTCATCGCCCTGCCCCGCGACCGGGCTCGCGTGGTGGCGCAGGCGATGTCGATGACCTCGGGCGTGACGCCCGCGGCGCTGCGCCGGGTCGGGCTGGTGCTGCTGCAGGCGGCCGAGGCGCTGCCCAAGCCCGCCATCGCCACGCCGGCCTGCGACCGCATGGGCGCGATCCTGAACTTTGCCACTGCCGATCTGCGCGATGACGTGCTGGGCGCGCTGGACGAACGCGACATGGAATTCGCGGATGGCGTTCGCAAGGCGATCTTCATCTTTGCCCATATCCCCACCCGGATCGAACCTCGCGAGGTGCCCAAGATCGTCCGCGAACTGGATCAGACCACGCTGGTCCGCGCCCTGGCCGCGCCGGCCGAGGCCGATGCGGCTGCCGCGGAATTCATCCTGTCGAACCTGTCGCAGCGCATGTCCGACGGCCTGCGAGAAGAGCGGGAGGCCTTGGGCAAGCCCCGCCCCAAGGATGTCGAGGAGGCAATGACCGAGGTCATCAGCGCGATCCGCCGCCTGCAGGAGGCGGGTCAGCTGACCCTGAAGATGCCGCAGGACGACGAATAG
- the purB gene encoding adenylosuccinate lyase, which produces MIPRYSRPEMVAIWSPETKFRIWYEIEAHACDAQADLGVIPRENAEAVWKARDVQFDVARIDEIEAVTKHDVIAFLTHLAEHVGADQARFVHQGMTSSDVLDTTLNVQLVRASDLLLAGMDRVLAALKTRAHEHKDTVRIGRSHGIHAEPTTMGLTFARFYAEMARGRARLQAAREEIATGAISGAVGTFANIDPAVEEHVCAKLGLRPEPISTQVIPRDRHAMFFATLGVIASSIENIAIEIRHMQRTEVLEAEEFFSPGQKGSSAMPHKRNPVLTENLTGLARLVRMSVIPAMENVALWHERDISHSSVERAIGPDTTITLDFALHRLAGVVEKLVIYPENMLRNMNQFKGLVMSQRVLLALTQAGVSREDSYRLVQRNAMKVWEKGADFRTELLADAEVTAALTPDEINEKFDLGYHTKHVDTIFARVFGADPL; this is translated from the coding sequence ATGATCCCGCGTTACAGCCGCCCCGAAATGGTCGCCATCTGGTCCCCCGAGACCAAGTTCCGCATCTGGTACGAGATCGAGGCCCATGCCTGCGACGCGCAGGCCGATCTGGGCGTGATCCCGCGCGAGAATGCCGAGGCCGTCTGGAAGGCCCGCGACGTCCAGTTCGACGTGGCCCGCATCGACGAGATCGAGGCCGTCACCAAGCATGACGTCATCGCCTTCCTGACGCATCTGGCCGAGCATGTGGGCGCCGACCAGGCGCGTTTCGTCCACCAAGGCATGACAAGCAGCGACGTGCTGGACACCACGCTGAACGTGCAGCTGGTCCGTGCCAGCGACCTGCTGCTGGCGGGCATGGACCGGGTTTTGGCCGCGCTGAAGACCCGCGCGCATGAACACAAGGACACCGTCCGCATCGGCCGCAGCCACGGCATCCACGCCGAACCGACCACCATGGGCCTGACCTTCGCGCGCTTCTATGCCGAGATGGCCCGCGGCCGCGCGCGCCTGCAGGCCGCGCGCGAGGAGATCGCCACCGGCGCGATCAGCGGCGCGGTCGGCACCTTTGCCAATATCGACCCGGCGGTCGAGGAGCATGTCTGTGCGAAGCTGGGCCTGCGCCCCGAACCGATTAGCACCCAGGTCATCCCGCGCGACCGTCATGCGATGTTCTTTGCCACCCTGGGCGTGATCGCCTCCAGCATCGAGAACATCGCCATCGAGATCCGCCACATGCAGCGCACCGAGGTTCTGGAGGCCGAGGAGTTCTTCAGCCCCGGCCAGAAGGGCTCGTCCGCGATGCCCCACAAGCGCAACCCCGTCCTGACCGAGAACCTGACCGGTCTGGCGCGGCTGGTGCGCATGTCGGTCATCCCCGCGATGGAGAACGTCGCGCTGTGGCACGAGCGCGACATCAGCCATTCCTCGGTCGAGCGTGCGATCGGGCCGGACACGACCATCACGCTGGATTTCGCGCTGCACCGCCTGGCGGGCGTGGTCGAGAAGCTGGTGATCTATCCCGAGAACATGCTGCGCAACATGAACCAGTTCAAGGGTCTGGTCATGTCCCAACGGGTGCTGCTGGCCCTGACGCAGGCCGGCGTGTCGCGCGAGGACAGCTATCGCCTGGTTCAGCGCAACGCCATGAAGGTCTGGGAAAAGGGCGCCGATTTCCGCACCGAACTGCTGGCCGATGCCGAGGTGACCGCCGCCCTCACCCCGGACGAGATCAACGAGAAGTTCGATCTGGGCTATCACACCAAGCATGTCGACACGATCTTTGCCCGCGTCTTCGGCGCCGACCCGCTGTAA
- a CDS encoding YihY/virulence factor BrkB family protein: MTQGTGIRDALFGPLDDDTKRRFGLMAADPAPVPAKRMPGLRDMTRADLLAVAKSTFRQIGDDRVTSVAGGVTFFGLLSLFPAITAFVSLYGLWADPSTIQSHLELIEPLLPESSLEIIRAQVVSIASASTGALSLAGVVALLVAFYSANGGMKALLSALNVAFFQRETRGIVRLNLVAMCFTIGGLAMIALMLAVIAVVPMLLRLLPIGWGAETILAVIRWPLMLGLLIAALAAVYRWGPAAPKSRWRWISPGAVFAGLALVATSMLFSWYAVNFGNYNETYGSLGAVVALMTWLWLNATIVLVGAEINSELERHLKHMAGLPDDRPLKREAR; the protein is encoded by the coding sequence ATGACCCAAGGGACCGGCATTCGCGACGCCCTGTTCGGCCCGCTGGATGACGACACGAAACGGCGTTTCGGCCTGATGGCCGCTGACCCCGCCCCGGTGCCCGCCAAGCGGATGCCGGGGCTTCGCGACATGACGCGGGCCGACCTGTTGGCGGTCGCGAAATCGACGTTTCGCCAGATCGGCGACGATCGCGTCACGTCGGTGGCCGGGGGCGTCACCTTCTTCGGCCTGCTGTCGCTGTTCCCGGCTATCACCGCCTTCGTGTCGCTGTACGGGCTGTGGGCGGACCCCTCGACCATCCAGAGCCATCTGGAACTGATCGAACCGCTGCTGCCCGAAAGCTCGCTGGAGATCATCCGCGCGCAGGTCGTGTCCATTGCCTCGGCTTCGACGGGCGCGCTGTCCCTGGCGGGGGTCGTCGCGCTGCTTGTCGCGTTCTATTCGGCGAATGGCGGGATGAAGGCGCTGCTGTCGGCGCTGAACGTCGCATTCTTTCAGCGCGAGACGCGCGGCATCGTGCGGCTGAACCTGGTGGCGATGTGCTTTACCATCGGCGGGTTGGCGATGATCGCGCTGATGCTGGCGGTGATCGCGGTCGTGCCCATGCTGCTGCGGCTGTTGCCCATCGGCTGGGGGGCCGAGACGATCCTGGCCGTGATCCGCTGGCCGCTGATGCTGGGCCTGCTGATCGCGGCGTTGGCGGCGGTCTATCGCTGGGGGCCCGCGGCGCCCAAGTCGCGCTGGCGCTGGATCTCTCCAGGCGCGGTCTTCGCCGGGCTGGCGCTTGTCGCGACCTCGATGCTGTTTTCCTGGTACGCGGTGAATTTCGGCAATTACAACGAGACCTACGGATCGCTGGGTGCGGTGGTCGCACTGATGACCTGGCTGTGGCTGAACGCGACGATCGTGCTGGTCGGGGCCGAGATCAATTCCGAACTGGAACGCCACCTGAAACATATGGCAGGCTTGCCCGACGACCGTCCCCTGAAGCGCGAGGCCCGATGA
- a CDS encoding SMR family transporter, translating into MTLSPYIPLGFAIALEVLGTTLLQRSEQFTRLAPTVGMAVCYLASFYLLSVSLKVLPLGVAYAIWSAFGVALVAMIGLVVFGQRLDLPAVIGLCLIVAGVVVINVFSRTVGH; encoded by the coding sequence ATGACCCTGTCCCCTTACATCCCCCTGGGGTTCGCCATCGCGCTGGAGGTTCTGGGCACGACGCTGTTGCAGCGCTCGGAACAGTTCACGCGCTTGGCGCCCACGGTGGGGATGGCCGTCTGCTATCTGGCCAGCTTCTACCTGCTGTCGGTCAGCCTCAAGGTGCTGCCCCTGGGCGTGGCCTATGCGATCTGGAGCGCGTTCGGCGTGGCCCTGGTTGCGATGATCGGGCTGGTTGTGTTCGGTCAGCGGCTTGACCTGCCGGCGGTGATCGGGCTGTGCCTGATCGTTGCCGGGGTCGTCGTCATCAACGTGTTCTCCCGTACCGTCGGGCACTAA
- a CDS encoding peptidoglycan -binding protein, translating to MRLSRGSSAQRFSSTIWPGFVDAMTALLLVLMFVLTIFTVVQGVLREQITTQDDTISTQDETITDQGQVISRQERQLNELGAQVASLGQALNASQDREADLTRSLETEAERAARAEAEARDRAARIARLSSQLATGETQLADARTRLTDFEAEVATLLAERAQGQARLETLETQLDQAEDRASAAELAVAAARSETDAQAEAARLAAARRDALEALAADLRAQVGQQQAQLDRTQASLTEAEQTRLAEAEAAALLRERLEGADAELTAMTLALEERRREAEETLTLLAAANAARDAAETQAQAQLTEAERQAALLATARAELADQEDLSQDSQRRVAALNEQVAQLRSQLGSLQALLDAAGQEQADAELRVSDLGQQLNAALVRAAEETRARLALEEEARLAAEAEAQDLARYRSEFFGRLSQILSGREGVQVVGDRFVFQSEVLFAPGEATLSQAGREQVAGLATLLRDIADEIPPEIDWIIRVDGHTDNLPLSGTGRYADNWELSQARALAVVRYLSDDLDFPAERLAPTGFADTRPIATQDTPEARALNRRIELKLTER from the coding sequence ATGCGCCTGTCCCGCGGATCCTCGGCGCAGCGTTTCTCGTCCACGATCTGGCCGGGCTTCGTCGACGCGATGACGGCGCTGCTTCTGGTGCTGATGTTCGTGCTGACGATATTTACCGTGGTCCAGGGGGTGCTGCGCGAACAGATCACCACCCAGGACGACACGATCAGCACCCAGGACGAGACGATCACCGACCAGGGTCAGGTCATCTCGCGCCAGGAACGCCAGCTGAACGAACTGGGCGCGCAGGTCGCGTCCCTGGGCCAGGCGCTGAACGCCTCTCAGGATCGCGAGGCCGACCTGACCCGGTCGCTGGAGACCGAGGCCGAGCGTGCCGCCCGCGCCGAGGCGGAGGCCCGCGACCGTGCCGCCCGCATCGCCCGCCTGTCCAGCCAGCTGGCCACCGGAGAGACCCAGCTGGCCGACGCGCGCACCCGCTTGACCGACTTCGAGGCCGAGGTCGCTACCCTGCTGGCCGAACGCGCACAGGGTCAGGCGCGGCTCGAGACGTTGGAGACGCAGCTGGATCAGGCAGAGGACCGCGCATCGGCCGCGGAACTGGCCGTCGCGGCCGCCCGGTCCGAGACCGACGCGCAGGCCGAGGCCGCGCGCCTTGCTGCCGCCCGCCGCGATGCGCTGGAGGCGCTGGCCGCGGACCTGCGCGCACAGGTCGGCCAGCAGCAGGCGCAGCTGGACCGGACCCAAGCCAGCCTGACCGAGGCCGAACAGACCCGGCTGGCCGAGGCCGAGGCCGCAGCCCTGCTGCGCGAGCGGCTGGAGGGGGCGGATGCCGAACTGACGGCCATGACCCTGGCCCTTGAGGAGCGTCGCCGCGAGGCGGAGGAGACGCTGACCCTGTTGGCCGCCGCGAATGCCGCCCGCGACGCGGCGGAGACGCAGGCCCAGGCCCAGTTGACCGAGGCCGAGCGTCAGGCCGCCCTGCTGGCCACCGCGCGGGCGGAGCTGGCCGATCAGGAGGACCTTTCGCAGGACAGCCAGCGCCGGGTGGCGGCGCTGAACGAACAGGTGGCGCAGCTGCGCTCTCAGCTGGGGTCGTTGCAGGCGCTGCTGGATGCGGCGGGCCAAGAGCAGGCCGACGCAGAGCTCCGCGTGTCCGACCTGGGCCAACAGTTGAACGCCGCCCTTGTCCGCGCCGCCGAGGAAACTCGCGCCCGCCTGGCGCTGGAGGAGGAGGCCCGCCTTGCGGCCGAGGCGGAGGCCCAGGACCTGGCCCGCTATCGGTCCGAATTCTTCGGCCGGCTGTCGCAGATCCTGTCGGGGCGCGAGGGCGTGCAGGTCGTGGGCGACCGCTTCGTGTTCCAGTCCGAAGTGCTGTTCGCACCCGGAGAGGCCACCCTGTCCCAGGCCGGCCGCGAACAGGTCGCCGGGCTTGCCACCCTGCTGCGCGACATCGCCGACGAGATCCCGCCCGAAATCGACTGGATCATCCGCGTCGACGGGCATACCGACAACCTGCCCCTGTCGGGGACCGGCCGCTATGCCGACAACTGGGAACTGAGTCAGGCCCGCGCCTTGGCCGTGGTACGCTATCTGTCCGACGATCTGGACTTTCCGGCCGAGCGCCTGGCGCCCACGGGCTTTGCCGACACCCGCCCCATCGCGACCCAGGACACGCCCGAAGCCCGCGCCCTGAACCGCCGGATCGAACTGAAGCTGACCGAGCGTTAG
- a CDS encoding biopolymer transporter ExbB, with protein sequence MMLIVLGLVLAGGWFAYGRILSIFDANRWLNGLILTVFALGVLACFWQVGQLTRSVSWIERFAARRRDTDRNGTTQDEAPRLLAPLAALLGSRGPGGEAISASAASSILDSVATRIDEARDITRYLANLLIFLGLLGTFYGLATTIPAVVATIRALSPENGQSGLDLFQNLMTGLESQLGGMATAFSSSLLGLAGSLVVGLLELFVTHGQNRFYRELEEWMSGFTRISIASGDGDGVDQAALAGFLDQMAGQMDRLQAYHAERDAMRDEAALMADERVVVMAQAIDALVQQAQAERDGPDGQSERLTQALTRLADHQPPAPDLTRLEAALDRLTTELTNGRNEAVADLRADILVLTRAVRAARFGDPFRDDLLGRDPARGEG encoded by the coding sequence ATGATGCTGATCGTGCTGGGGCTGGTCCTGGCGGGGGGCTGGTTCGCTTATGGGCGGATCCTGTCCATCTTCGACGCGAACCGCTGGCTGAACGGACTGATCCTGACGGTCTTTGCCCTGGGCGTGCTGGCCTGCTTCTGGCAGGTGGGGCAGCTGACCCGGTCGGTCAGCTGGATCGAACGGTTCGCTGCCCGGCGCCGCGACACCGACCGCAACGGCACCACCCAGGACGAGGCTCCCCGCCTGCTGGCCCCCCTGGCGGCCCTGCTGGGATCGCGCGGGCCCGGAGGAGAGGCGATCAGCGCCAGCGCCGCAAGCTCGATCCTGGATTCGGTCGCGACGCGCATCGACGAGGCGCGCGACATCACCCGTTATCTGGCAAATCTGCTGATCTTTCTGGGGCTTCTGGGCACATTCTACGGTCTTGCGACAACCATCCCGGCGGTCGTGGCGACCATCCGGGCACTGTCTCCTGAAAACGGACAGTCGGGGCTGGACCTGTTCCAGAACCTGATGACGGGCCTTGAATCGCAGCTGGGCGGGATGGCCACGGCATTCTCCTCGTCGTTGCTGGGTCTGGCGGGGTCGCTGGTGGTGGGCCTTCTGGAGCTGTTCGTGACGCACGGCCAGAACCGGTTCTATCGCGAGCTGGAGGAGTGGATGTCGGGCTTTACCCGCATCAGCATCGCCTCGGGTGACGGGGACGGTGTCGATCAGGCCGCGCTGGCCGGGTTCCTGGACCAGATGGCGGGGCAGATGGACCGCCTGCAGGCCTATCACGCCGAACGCGACGCCATGCGGGACGAGGCCGCGCTGATGGCCGACGAACGCGTCGTGGTCATGGCACAGGCGATCGACGCGCTGGTCCAGCAGGCGCAGGCCGAGCGCGACGGGCCCGATGGCCAGTCCGAACGCCTGACCCAGGCCCTCACGCGGCTGGCCGATCACCAGCCGCCCGCCCCCGACCTGACACGGCTGGAGGCCGCGCTGGACCGCCTGACCACCGAACTGACCAATGGCCGGAACGAGGCGGTGGCCGATCTGCGCGCCGACATCCTGGTGCTGACCCGCGCGGTCCGCGCCGCGCGCTTTGGCGATCCGTTCCGCGACGACCTGCTGGGCCGCGACCCCGCCCGCGGCGAGGGCTAG
- a CDS encoding gamma-glutamylcyclotransferase yields the protein MERIDWVFGYGSLIWNPGFDPAETVHARLAGYARSFCLRSIQHRGTEAVPGLVLGLDPQDGASCQGVALRIRPRDHDRVLADLRARELVTDAYREAILPVDLQDGRRVQALAYVMRRDHWQYAGGLPADEQARIIAQAHGGRGPNAEYLFNTAAHLAQIGMPDDHLDALSDAVRALLPPPG from the coding sequence ATGGAACGCATCGATTGGGTCTTCGGCTATGGCTCGCTGATCTGGAACCCCGGTTTCGATCCGGCCGAGACCGTGCATGCGCGCCTGGCCGGATATGCCCGCAGCTTCTGCCTGCGGTCGATCCAGCATCGCGGGACCGAGGCCGTGCCCGGCCTGGTGCTGGGCCTTGATCCGCAGGACGGCGCCAGCTGCCAGGGCGTGGCCCTGCGCATCCGCCCCCGCGATCACGACCGCGTCCTGGCCGACCTGCGGGCGCGCGAACTGGTGACCGACGCCTATCGCGAGGCGATCCTGCCTGTCGATCTGCAGGACGGTCGGCGGGTACAGGCGCTGGCCTATGTGATGCGGCGCGACCACTGGCAATATGCCGGCGGCCTGCCCGCCGACGAACAGGCCCGCATCATCGCGCAGGCGCATGGCGGGCGCGGCCCGAATGCCGAATACCTGTTCAACACCGCCGCCCATCTGGCGCAGATCGGCATGCCCGACGACCATCTGGACGCGCTGTCCGATGCCGTCCGGGCGCTGTTGCCGCCGCCCGGCTGA